Proteins co-encoded in one Medicago truncatula cultivar Jemalong A17 chromosome 8, MtrunA17r5.0-ANR, whole genome shotgun sequence genomic window:
- the LOC11413770 gene encoding UPF0496 protein At2g18630 produces MGGNSSKMMSDANDCTKMGTHSVYAADLSSYEAACVKDPNLQSFDESIKEHTNRVISSLATGVEVRSLSFNSLREVTDSLLEMNHEVVKVILDCKRDIWGNKDLFALVNDYFDNSLQTLEFCNSLEKCLRRARENQVMVKSVITYFEEEVQNGLEGGTCVKTLQELRNFKDAGDPFTEEFYLLFQSVYTQQATMLKKLQIRKRKLDKKLKSLKSWKRVSNAIFLAAFVSVLIFSVVAASIAAPPVVTALAAALVVPLGSVGKWCNSLFKGYEKAIKGQREVVSSMQLGTYISLKDLDNIRVLTNKLELQLESLLQNADFALKNEDVIKLAIDEIKKNIETFSETLETLSANADKCSRQIRKARTVVIQNIIKRPD; encoded by the coding sequence ATGGGAGGGAATTCAAGCAAGATGATGAGTGATGCTAATGATTGCACAAAAATGGGTACTCATTCTGTGTATGCAGCTGATTTAAGCTCATATGAAGCTGCATGTGTTAAAGATCCAAACTTGCAAAGTTTTGATGAGAGTATTAAAGAGCATACCAATAGGGTTATTAGTTCTCTTGCTACTGGTGTTGAGGTTAGGTCTTTATCTTTCAATTCACTACGAGAAGTTACTGATAGTTTACTTGAGATGAACCATGAAGTTGTTAAAGTTATTTTGGATTGTAAGAGGGATATATGGGGAAACAAGGATTTGTTCGCGTTGgttaatgattattttgataATAGTCTTCAGACGTTGGAGTTTTGTAATTCTCTTGAGAAATGTTTGAGACGGGCGCGTGAGAATCAAGTGATGGTGAAGTCGGTGATTACTTATTTTGAGGAAGAGGTGCAAAATGGGCTTGAAGGGGGGACTTGTGTAAAGACATTGCAAGAGCTTAGGAATTTTAAGGATGCTGGTGACCCTTTTACGGAGgagttttatttattgtttcaaTCGGTTTATACGCAGCAGGCAACCATGTTGAAGAAATTGCAAATCAGAAAGAGAAAGCTTGATAAGAAATTGAAATCTCTCAAGTCATGGAAGAGGGTTTCGAATGCAATTTTTTTGGCTGCTTTTGTTTCGGTGTTGATTTTCTCTGTGGTTGCAGCTTCTATTGCTGCTCCTCCAGTTGTAACAGCATTGGCTGCGGCGTTGGTTGTTCCATTAGGGTCGGTTGGAAAATGGTGCAACTCGCTTTTTAAGGGATATGAGAAGGCTATAAAGGGACAAAGGGAAGTAGTTAGCTCAATGCAGCTTGGTACTTACATTTCATTGAAGGATTTGGACAACATTCGGGTGCTTACAAACAAATTGGAACTACAGCTTGAATCGTTATTGCAGAATGCTGATTTTGCTCTTAAAAACGAGGATGTGATAAAGCTTGCAATCGATGAAATTAAGAAGAATATAGAAACTTTTTCAGAGACATTGGAAACTCTAAGTGCAAATGCTGATAAATGCAGTCGACAGATAAGAAAAGCGAGGACAGTTGTTatacaaaatataatcaaaagacCTGATTAA